The following are encoded in a window of Clostridium thermarum genomic DNA:
- a CDS encoding carbohydrate ABC transporter permease, protein MISEKKPLKKLGEQMFFTLPTILVFSITVLIPFIYGIYLTFMKMPTVISTPVFTGLSNYIAAIKDPKFWSSMGLTVKYVLSSIFLVNALGFTLAYLVTSGIRGQNFFRTSLFTPNLIGGLVLGYIWQFIFVQTLPAFGQKFGLEIFRLGWLGDEKLAFWAVVIVTVWQLSGYMMIIFIAGLVNVPRDVIEASTIDGANAWHRLTKITLPLMRPAFVITIFMTLKNTFMVYDINYSLTAGGPYNSTMMVTMNIVNKAFVENNYGIGQAEAIILFIIVAIVSGIQVYIGKKGEVEA, encoded by the coding sequence ATGATATCGGAAAAAAAGCCATTGAAAAAACTTGGTGAGCAGATGTTCTTCACTCTTCCCACCATATTGGTATTTTCTATTACTGTATTAATTCCCTTTATATATGGTATATATCTAACCTTTATGAAAATGCCAACAGTTATAAGTACGCCGGTTTTTACCGGTCTATCCAATTATATAGCTGCAATTAAGGATCCTAAATTCTGGTCATCAATGGGGTTAACAGTAAAATATGTCTTATCTTCTATTTTTCTTGTAAATGCTTTGGGATTTACCTTAGCATACCTTGTTACTTCAGGCATTAGAGGACAGAACTTTTTTAGAACCTCTTTATTTACTCCCAATCTTATCGGAGGATTAGTGCTTGGTTACATTTGGCAGTTTATTTTTGTTCAGACCTTACCAGCCTTTGGTCAAAAGTTTGGCCTTGAAATATTTAGACTGGGCTGGCTTGGGGATGAAAAGTTAGCTTTCTGGGCGGTTGTAATAGTTACAGTATGGCAATTATCCGGTTATATGATGATTATTTTTATTGCAGGCCTGGTAAATGTTCCAAGGGATGTCATTGAGGCTTCAACTATAGATGGTGCTAATGCTTGGCATCGACTAACTAAAATAACACTGCCCTTGATGAGACCGGCTTTTGTTATTACTATATTTATGACCTTAAAAAATACCTTCATGGTATATGATATTAATTACTCACTGACAGCGGGTGGACCATACAATAGTACAATGATGGTTACAATGAATATTGTAAATAAAGCCTTTGTCGAGAATAATTACGGTATAGGACAAGCAGAAGCAATAATTCTGTTTATAATAGTGGCTATTGTATCTGGAATACAAGTATATATTGGGAAAAAAGGGGAGGTAGAAGCATAA
- a CDS encoding Uma2 family endonuclease, which translates to MNQTSKSFRKTSIKVGTFLQKSPCEVFSPSYDIELKRKDIEGTKIVIPDISIICDKKGFTESKYIGVPALIVEILSPSNQSHDLITKLNLYMKYCVKEYWIVNPMLDFITVYTLNDEEMYEQFDIKTTTGQVSSKLLDGFSIDLYYIFS; encoded by the coding sequence ATCAACCAAACATCAAAGAGTTTCCGGAAGACTTCAATTAAAGTTGGAACATTTCTCCAGAAAAGTCCCTGCGAAGTATTTAGCCCTTCTTATGATATAGAATTAAAACGTAAAGATATAGAGGGTACCAAAATTGTAATACCGGATATAAGTATTATCTGTGATAAAAAAGGATTTACTGAATCAAAATATATTGGTGTTCCTGCTCTCATTGTAGAAATACTTAGTCCTTCGAATCAGTCACACGATTTAATTACTAAGCTGAATTTATATATGAAATACTGTGTTAAGGAGTATTGGATTGTAAACCCAATGCTCGATTTTATTACGGTATATACTTTAAATGATGAAGAAATGTATGAACAATTTGATATAAAGACTACAACCGGTCAGGTTTCATCAAAACTTTTAGATGGTTTTTCCATAGATTTATATTATATTTTCAGTTAA
- a CDS encoding LacI family DNA-binding transcriptional regulator → MASIKDVAERSGVTVTTVSRVLNNRGYISENTRQKVYKAMEELNYQPNEIARALLKRKSNLIGLIIPNVSHPFFAELTNYVEYYAYKNGYKVLLCNAYQDSKKEKEYINMLKRNQVDGIIMGSHTLETDEYQNLNMPIVAIDRFLSEDIPYITSDNYKGGEIATSLLIDKGCKKLAHISGPLRLNTPANKRYESFIDVVRKNNKPYVVIETKLNSFDKEGYKRMIYTLFKEHPDIDGIFASSDLIAACIVEVSSALGKKIPEDIKIVGYDDTYIASLIVPALTTISQPIKKIGEMAVEVIINELNGTEVIKSNILPVSLVERKTT, encoded by the coding sequence ATGGCAAGTATAAAGGATGTGGCTGAAAGATCAGGGGTTACAGTAACTACGGTTTCAAGAGTATTAAATAATAGGGGATATATTAGTGAAAACACTCGACAAAAGGTTTATAAGGCTATGGAGGAACTAAACTACCAACCAAATGAAATAGCCAGAGCTCTTTTGAAACGAAAGTCAAATTTAATTGGACTTATAATACCTAATGTATCGCACCCTTTTTTTGCTGAGCTTACAAACTACGTCGAGTATTATGCGTATAAAAACGGGTACAAGGTATTGCTATGTAATGCCTATCAAGATAGTAAAAAAGAAAAAGAATACATTAATATGTTAAAGAGAAATCAAGTTGACGGTATTATAATGGGAAGTCATACTCTTGAGACAGATGAATATCAAAATTTGAATATGCCTATAGTAGCTATAGACAGGTTTTTATCAGAGGACATTCCATATATAACATCAGATAACTATAAAGGTGGAGAAATTGCTACAAGCCTTCTCATAGATAAAGGTTGTAAAAAGTTAGCCCACATAAGTGGTCCATTAAGATTAAATACACCTGCAAATAAAAGGTATGAGTCTTTTATTGATGTTGTAAGAAAAAATAATAAGCCCTATGTAGTTATCGAAACAAAACTTAATAGTTTCGATAAGGAGGGATATAAGAGAATGATTTATACATTATTTAAAGAGCACCCTGATATTGATGGTATTTTTGCCAGCAGTGATCTGATTGCAGCTTGTATAGTTGAAGTTTCAAGTGCCCTGGGGAAGAAGATCCCTGAAGATATAAAGATAGTCGGATATGATGATACTTATATTGCATCGTTGATTGTTCCTGCACTAACAACCATCAGTCAGCCTATTAAAAAAATTGGAGAGATGGCAGTTGAGGTAATAATAAATGAGCTCAATGGAACAGAGGTTATTAAAAGCAACATATTACCGGTAAGTCTAGTTGAACGCAAAACAACATAA
- a CDS encoding ABC transporter substrate-binding protein, giving the protein MKKFLSIVLAVALASSMAGCSSASTSTSKDSQNTSEGTTNEKVKIIVTNGKGEIAQQFEQAAKDFMAANPDIIVEPYSVAVGDSVNILDKLTASGEVVSLAMVEPSSVSGSGKYQAMAADLSNEKWNQETVYGFKNDEGQIVGFPFAIEGFGLVYNQKVLDKAVGGTFDPFTINTRDKLIELLDKIQASGIKYPIAYQTEAWSVANHYSSQFINQSSDPVALNKQMINGEFDFANNAIWNGYYDTMDLLASTQYNKYGERPLGQYYDDAHLSVGKGESAMLFNGNWAYDSLKAVAGDSFGFIPVPVDNDPNNPLNNKIVAGPTQIMIVNKNATPQQQEAAKKFLNWLVYDQVGQDFIVNKSQIVSAFKNNPNKVTNPLGKAIAEAIEKDKTISFSTNYVDTAEYMNTLGPEVQKYIGKKSTRADLAKAFETYYKSKKK; this is encoded by the coding sequence ATGAAAAAGTTTTTATCAATTGTTCTGGCAGTGGCCCTTGCTTCATCAATGGCAGGGTGTAGCTCAGCATCAACCTCAACCTCAAAGGACTCTCAAAATACATCAGAAGGCACGACAAATGAAAAAGTTAAAATAATAGTAACAAACGGAAAGGGTGAAATTGCCCAGCAGTTTGAACAGGCAGCAAAAGACTTTATGGCTGCAAATCCAGATATCATTGTGGAGCCTTATTCAGTGGCGGTAGGAGACTCTGTTAACATTCTTGATAAGCTTACAGCTTCAGGAGAGGTTGTCTCACTTGCTATGGTGGAACCAAGCTCTGTATCTGGAAGTGGTAAGTACCAAGCTATGGCAGCGGATTTGTCAAATGAAAAGTGGAATCAGGAAACAGTATATGGGTTTAAGAACGATGAAGGGCAGATTGTTGGATTTCCCTTTGCTATAGAAGGTTTTGGACTAGTTTACAATCAAAAGGTGTTAGATAAAGCAGTTGGTGGTACATTTGATCCATTTACAATAAATACACGAGATAAACTTATAGAGCTGCTTGATAAAATTCAAGCCAGCGGTATAAAATATCCAATAGCGTATCAGACAGAGGCTTGGTCTGTTGCTAATCATTACAGTTCACAATTCATAAATCAATCTAGTGATCCAGTTGCTTTAAACAAACAGATGATTAATGGTGAATTTGATTTTGCTAATAACGCAATATGGAATGGATACTATGACACTATGGATTTATTAGCATCCACCCAATATAACAAATATGGAGAGCGTCCACTTGGTCAATATTATGATGATGCTCATCTATCCGTTGGTAAAGGTGAAAGTGCTATGCTATTTAATGGAAACTGGGCTTATGATTCCCTAAAGGCTGTAGCAGGTGATAGCTTTGGATTTATACCGGTTCCGGTAGACAACGATCCGAACAATCCTTTAAATAATAAAATTGTTGCCGGACCAACTCAAATTATGATAGTAAATAAAAATGCAACTCCTCAACAGCAAGAAGCAGCGAAAAAATTCTTGAACTGGTTGGTATATGATCAAGTTGGACAAGATTTCATTGTTAACAAGTCCCAAATAGTATCTGCTTTCAAGAACAACCCTAATAAGGTAACAAATCCATTAGGAAAAGCGATAGCTGAGGCTATAGAAAAAGATAAGACAATATCCTTCAGTACGAACTACGTTGACACTGCTGAATATATGAATACATTGGGACCTGAAGTTCAAAAGTATATTGGCAAGAAAAGTACACGTGCAGATTTGGCAAAAGCCTTTGAAACATATTACAAGTCAAAGAAAAAGTAA
- a CDS encoding carbohydrate ABC transporter permease, which yields MEKRKLINKTLVYVFLVLSFIIFVFPFFLMIINSFKSNGEILENPFAMPKTLNFNHFIEVIQKMNFGVTFINSLVITVISTILILLFSAMCAYYLVRKNSKFNKLLFSILVASMIIPFQSIMIPLMYIYGAKLNLIEKVPVHLLIVFYAGFGSALSVFIFHGFIKSIPLELEEAALIDGCGRIRTFFKIVFPILAPTSMTIAILNVMWIWNDYLLPSLILNKRNLYTMPIQMKVFNGTYMNNWELLIPALLLTILPILIVYFIAQKYIIEGVMQGSIK from the coding sequence ATGGAAAAGCGAAAGTTAATAAATAAAACCTTAGTTTATGTATTTTTAGTCCTTTCCTTCATAATCTTTGTTTTCCCATTCTTTTTAATGATTATTAATTCCTTTAAAAGTAATGGTGAAATACTGGAAAATCCTTTTGCCATGCCTAAAACATTGAACTTTAATCACTTTATTGAAGTAATCCAGAAGATGAATTTTGGTGTTACATTTATAAACAGTCTCGTTATTACAGTTATAAGTACAATATTAATACTGTTATTTTCAGCTATGTGTGCCTATTACCTGGTAAGAAAAAACAGTAAGTTTAATAAATTACTCTTTTCAATATTGGTGGCTTCAATGATAATTCCGTTTCAATCTATTATGATTCCGCTGATGTATATATACGGAGCAAAACTAAATCTAATTGAGAAGGTACCAGTACATCTATTGATTGTTTTTTATGCAGGTTTTGGAAGTGCCCTTTCAGTTTTTATATTCCACGGCTTTATAAAATCAATCCCTCTTGAATTAGAAGAAGCGGCTTTAATAGATGGATGTGGTCGTATAAGGACCTTTTTCAAAATTGTGTTCCCCATACTTGCACCAACATCTATGACCATTGCCATATTAAATGTAATGTGGATTTGGAACGACTACTTGCTGCCATCACTTATACTCAATAAAAGGAATCTTTACACTATGCCAATACAGATGAAAGTATTTAATGGAACTTATATGAATAATTGGGAGCTGCTCATACCTGCACTTCTCTTGACAATACTGCCAATACTCATAGTTTATTTCATTGCTCAAAAATATATTATTGAAGGGGTAATGCAGGGATCGATAAAATAA
- a CDS encoding alpha-glucosidase, which yields MDNHKRSWWKESVVYQIYPRSFQDTNDDGIGDLRGIINRLPYLQELGIDAIWLCPVYDSPNNDNGYDIRDYFSIMKEFGTMEDMLELISQAKKCGIRILMDLVANHTSDEHAWFMESRKKDSSKRDWYIWRPGKDGNEPTNWESIFGGSAWEYDEASGEYYLHAFSKKQPDLNWENADVRDAVYSLMDWWLDKGIAGFRLDAITFLKKDQRYPQLKLIDNRPYVGASDAWLNQPGLLDFLQEMKQKVLMPREAVTVAEAPGVDITQVQDFLDEEKGVFNMLFQFDHIDLDIKGVPKGELRKWKLSEFKGAMAKWQKATQDYGWMALYMENHDQVRSVSKFGNDDIYRVESSKMLAAYYMLMRGTPFIYQGQEIGMTNCSFDSIDEYRDVDAINFYKIETERGRSKDYIMDYLAKRSRDNGRTPMQWSEEPMGGFTRGVPWIKVNPNYKLINVEQSLKDDNSVLNFYKRIIRLRKENKALIYGSFKEVFEDSDIIGGYIRTFENEIWTVICNFTGNLVHIPKIADKYIVLTNISEHQQGVLKPFQALVCKSTKDDPLVLE from the coding sequence ATGGATAACCATAAAAGAAGTTGGTGGAAGGAAAGTGTGGTATATCAGATTTATCCACGTAGTTTTCAGGATACAAATGATGATGGAATTGGAGATTTGCGTGGAATCATTAACAGACTACCATATTTGCAGGAACTTGGCATTGATGCAATATGGTTGTGTCCGGTTTATGATTCACCTAATAATGATAATGGGTATGATATACGTGATTACTTTTCAATTATGAAAGAGTTTGGAACAATGGAAGATATGCTTGAGCTTATAAGTCAAGCAAAGAAATGTGGAATCCGTATACTTATGGATCTTGTTGCTAATCATACATCAGATGAACATGCATGGTTTATGGAGTCTAGAAAAAAGGATAGCAGTAAAAGGGATTGGTATATTTGGAGACCAGGTAAGGATGGTAATGAACCAACAAATTGGGAGTCTATTTTTGGTGGTTCTGCATGGGAATATGATGAAGCTTCAGGAGAATATTATCTCCATGCTTTTTCTAAGAAACAACCGGACTTGAACTGGGAAAATGCTGATGTGAGAGATGCTGTATATTCACTGATGGATTGGTGGCTTGATAAGGGAATAGCGGGTTTTCGACTGGATGCCATAACATTCTTAAAGAAAGATCAGAGATATCCCCAGCTAAAGTTAATTGACAACCGTCCATATGTGGGGGCTAGTGATGCTTGGCTAAATCAACCAGGGCTTTTAGACTTTCTTCAGGAGATGAAACAGAAAGTATTGATGCCTAGAGAAGCGGTAACAGTAGCAGAGGCTCCAGGTGTGGATATCACACAAGTTCAAGATTTTTTGGATGAAGAAAAAGGTGTATTCAATATGCTTTTTCAATTTGATCATATAGATCTTGATATAAAAGGTGTACCTAAAGGAGAGTTAAGAAAGTGGAAACTGAGTGAATTTAAGGGGGCTATGGCTAAATGGCAGAAGGCTACACAAGATTATGGGTGGATGGCTCTATATATGGAAAACCATGATCAAGTAAGGTCAGTATCCAAGTTTGGGAATGATGATATATATCGGGTAGAATCTTCAAAAATGCTTGCGGCTTACTATATGCTGATGAGGGGAACCCCATTTATATATCAAGGGCAAGAAATAGGCATGACAAATTGCAGTTTTGATTCTATTGATGAATATAGGGATGTAGATGCAATAAACTTTTACAAGATTGAAACAGAACGTGGCAGGAGTAAAGATTATATAATGGATTACCTGGCTAAAAGGAGCCGTGACAATGGAAGGACACCTATGCAGTGGAGCGAGGAGCCTATGGGGGGATTTACAAGGGGAGTGCCTTGGATTAAGGTGAATCCTAACTATAAGCTTATAAATGTTGAGCAGTCACTAAAGGATGACAATTCTGTTTTAAATTTCTATAAGAGGATCATAAGGCTCCGCAAGGAGAACAAGGCGTTAATATATGGATCCTTTAAGGAAGTGTTTGAGGATTCTGATATTATTGGAGGATATATAAGAACCTTTGAGAATGAAATCTGGACTGTAATATGTAATTTTACAGGAAACCTAGTTCATATTCCTAAGATAGCTGACAAATATATTGTACTAACCAATATAAGTGAACATCAACAGGGTGTACTTAAGCCTTTTCAGGCACTTGTATGTAAATCCACCAAAGATGACCCACTGGTACTCGAATAA
- a CDS encoding carbohydrate kinase family protein, which translates to MSKQYIDKVVSWIFTFDNKIKLENRQYDLLTIGELLIDMISENYDDMFEGKTYNKFFGGSPANIAMNTKKLGISANIVAAVGKDGFGDFLIKQLKASKIDTGCIQKVDSSTSLVIVTKSKNSPIPIFYRGADYHLSYNPKLEEMIKNSKIVHFSSWPLSRQPARDTIERAIKEARKNNNIICFDPNYHPMLWKSDKDGVEYIKALIAQVDIIKPSEDDAERIFGKDSSEKQVAKFLKLGAKLVIMTMGSQGAVVSNGVETIKFDTLASEIVDTTGAGDAFWSGFYAAIVKGYTIREALNFGFAVSAYKLRYVGAVVELPKLEVIKKVYNL; encoded by the coding sequence ATGTCAAAACAGTATATTGATAAGGTGGTGAGTTGGATTTTTACATTTGATAATAAAATAAAGTTAGAAAATAGACAATATGATCTTTTAACTATCGGAGAGCTTCTTATTGATATGATATCAGAGAATTATGATGATATGTTTGAAGGTAAAACCTATAATAAATTTTTTGGTGGATCACCGGCTAATATAGCGATGAATACAAAAAAGTTAGGTATAAGTGCTAATATAGTAGCGGCTGTAGGTAAGGATGGATTTGGAGATTTTTTAATTAAGCAGCTTAAAGCCTCAAAAATAGATACCGGCTGTATTCAAAAAGTTGATAGTTCAACAAGCTTGGTTATAGTCACAAAGAGTAAGAATAGCCCAATCCCAATATTTTACAGGGGAGCTGACTATCACTTATCTTACAATCCGAAGCTGGAGGAGATGATTAAAAACTCCAAAATAGTTCACTTTTCGAGTTGGCCATTATCAAGGCAACCTGCACGAGATACAATAGAAAGGGCAATTAAGGAAGCAAGGAAGAACAATAATATAATTTGTTTTGATCCTAATTACCATCCTATGCTATGGAAATCGGATAAAGATGGAGTTGAATATATCAAAGCGTTAATAGCTCAAGTTGATATAATAAAGCCATCAGAAGACGATGCAGAAAGAATATTTGGTAAGGATTCTAGTGAAAAGCAAGTTGCAAAGTTCTTAAAGCTTGGTGCTAAGCTTGTCATAATGACCATGGGAAGTCAAGGTGCTGTAGTATCAAATGGTGTGGAAACTATCAAATTTGATACTCTTGCATCGGAAATAGTAGATACCACCGGTGCAGGCGATGCCTTCTGGTCAGGGTTTTATGCAGCTATTGTAAAAGGATATACAATTAGAGAAGCTTTAAATTTTGGATTTGCAGTAAGCGCATATAAATTAAGGTATGTTGGAGCAGTGGTGGAATTGCCAAAACTTGAGGTAATTAAAAAAGTATACAATTTATAA
- a CDS encoding MFS transporter, translated as MTEEREAKVFKDRWWILLIVVISPFMSTLDSSIVNVALPVMADEMSVDMASIEWVVTSYLIVISGTILFFGRLGDIKGKTTVFKWGFFIFTLGSLFCGIAKTLPMLIISRVVQAIGAAGTMANSQGIITHIFPSKERGRALGISATAVALGTMIGPPLGGLIVSAFKWQYIFLINVPVGIVAIIAAMRILPKGARKDESIDLKGAILFGISIALTFYTLSKGQQIGYGNSMIITAFAAAMVLLIAFIMLERRIVHPLLDLTIFKNTIFSLSIFTAFISFTSIGSVNILQPFYLQNVIKLTAAATGLVMMIYPITVSIVAPISGSLSDKVGSEFLTFLGLLFTLTGLFLMSTLNEYSSIGTMAIFTVILGIGNGLFQSPNNSLVMSAATQSKLGIAGSINAFVRNLGMVTGVSISTTLLYSTMSNKLGTKVSGYVAGRDDVFVYGMRYVYITAGLICSVGVLLTAVRLYQNKKLKIRFKK; from the coding sequence ATGACGGAAGAAAGAGAAGCAAAAGTATTTAAGGACCGTTGGTGGATTCTATTGATAGTGGTAATCTCACCCTTTATGTCAACCCTGGACAGCAGTATTGTAAATGTGGCACTGCCGGTAATGGCTGATGAGATGTCCGTAGATATGGCTTCTATAGAATGGGTAGTTACCAGTTACTTAATTGTAATATCCGGAACCATATTGTTTTTTGGGAGACTTGGAGATATAAAAGGAAAGACCACAGTGTTCAAATGGGGATTTTTTATATTTACCCTTGGCTCACTATTTTGCGGGATAGCAAAAACTCTTCCCATGCTTATAATTTCAAGAGTAGTACAGGCTATAGGTGCTGCAGGAACTATGGCAAACAGCCAGGGAATTATTACGCACATATTTCCTTCAAAGGAGAGAGGCCGGGCTTTGGGAATATCTGCAACCGCCGTTGCCCTTGGAACTATGATTGGACCACCACTAGGGGGCTTAATAGTATCAGCCTTTAAATGGCAGTACATATTTTTAATTAATGTACCTGTTGGAATTGTTGCTATTATTGCTGCTATGAGAATACTGCCTAAGGGGGCCAGAAAAGATGAAAGTATAGACTTAAAAGGAGCCATATTATTTGGAATATCTATTGCTCTTACTTTCTATACACTTTCAAAGGGTCAGCAGATTGGTTATGGAAATTCTATGATCATTACAGCTTTTGCTGCAGCCATGGTATTACTTATAGCATTTATCATGCTTGAAAGAAGAATTGTACACCCACTGTTAGATTTAACTATATTTAAAAATACCATATTTTCCTTAAGTATTTTTACAGCCTTTATATCTTTTACTTCCATAGGAAGTGTAAATATCTTGCAGCCTTTCTACCTGCAAAATGTGATTAAGCTTACTGCTGCAGCTACAGGCTTGGTTATGATGATATATCCAATCACAGTTTCTATTGTGGCCCCTATCAGCGGAAGTCTATCCGATAAGGTAGGGTCAGAGTTCTTGACTTTTTTAGGTCTATTATTTACATTGACAGGACTTTTCTTAATGTCTACACTTAATGAGTATTCAAGCATAGGAACAATGGCAATATTTACAGTTATTTTAGGTATAGGAAATGGCCTGTTTCAATCTCCCAATAACTCCTTAGTAATGTCTGCTGCAACACAAAGCAAGCTAGGGATTGCCGGAAGCATAAATGCCTTTGTGAGAAATTTGGGAATGGTCACAGGAGTATCCATATCCACAACGTTATTATATAGTACAATGAGTAATAAGCTTGGAACAAAGGTATCAGGATATGTTGCAGGAAGAGATGATGTATTTGTTTATGGTATGAGATATGTTTATATAACTGCAGGTTTAATTTGCTCTGTGGGAGTACTTTTGACGGCGGTGAGATTATACCAAAATAAAAAATTAAAAATCAGATTTAAAAAATGA
- the gtfA gene encoding sucrose phosphorylase translates to MTVKNMVQLITYPDSLGGNLKSLNSLLQKYFLDIFKGGVHILPPFPSSGDRGFAPLTYLEIEPKFGTWEDIKTIGKSFDVMVDLMVNHISRQSEYFQDFLKKGRESKYIDLFITLDKLWKDGKPLKEDIDKMFLRRALPYSTFKIEKTGNVEMVWTTFGKTDPSEQIDIDINSSITRELLTQLFMNFSENNVKIVRLDAVGYVIKKLGTSCFFVEPEIYEFLDWIKEVANSLGIELLPEVHSHYSIQYKLSEKGFWIYDFILPYSILEALINKSSEKLNQYIKTRPHKQFTMLDCHDGIPVKPDMDGIIDTKEARKLVEICLERGANLSLILSQQHKAEDGFDVHQIRGSYYSMLNCDDEAYLAARAIQFFVPGIPQVYYVGLLAGENDYEAVKATGEGREINRHNYSIEEVEQALEKDVVKRLLRLIKFRNEYPAFDGEFKIIESKRDEIIMKWTKDNKECTLIVDLKTYKSIINYVDESENNVQFKI, encoded by the coding sequence ATGACGGTAAAAAATATGGTGCAGCTAATTACTTACCCGGACTCTTTAGGGGGCAATCTGAAAAGTTTAAATAGCTTGCTGCAAAAATATTTTTTAGATATATTTAAAGGTGGGGTTCATATACTGCCACCCTTTCCTTCTTCAGGTGACAGAGGCTTCGCTCCGCTAACCTATTTAGAGATAGAGCCTAAATTTGGTACTTGGGAGGATATAAAGACAATCGGAAAGAGTTTTGATGTTATGGTTGATTTGATGGTAAATCATATCTCAAGACAGTCAGAGTATTTTCAGGACTTTTTAAAAAAAGGAAGAGAGTCAAAGTATATAGATTTATTTATTACCTTGGATAAGCTTTGGAAGGATGGCAAGCCTCTTAAGGAGGATATTGATAAAATGTTTCTTAGGAGAGCACTTCCATATTCTACTTTTAAAATAGAGAAAACCGGTAATGTAGAAATGGTTTGGACAACTTTTGGAAAAACAGACCCTTCAGAGCAAATCGATATCGATATTAATTCTAGCATTACCAGGGAACTCCTAACCCAGTTATTTATGAATTTTAGTGAAAACAATGTAAAAATAGTAAGGTTAGATGCTGTTGGATATGTTATAAAGAAACTTGGTACTAGCTGCTTTTTTGTTGAACCGGAGATCTATGAATTTCTGGATTGGATAAAGGAAGTGGCTAACTCATTAGGAATAGAATTACTTCCTGAGGTTCATTCACATTACTCTATTCAATACAAGTTATCGGAAAAGGGGTTCTGGATTTATGACTTTATTCTTCCATACAGCATATTGGAAGCACTAATAAATAAATCCAGCGAGAAACTAAACCAATATATAAAGACTCGTCCTCACAAACAGTTTACAATGCTTGATTGCCACGACGGTATTCCTGTAAAGCCAGATATGGATGGAATTATTGATACTAAAGAAGCAAGAAAGCTGGTTGAAATATGCTTGGAAAGAGGAGCAAACCTAAGTCTTATATTATCTCAGCAACATAAGGCTGAAGATGGCTTTGATGTTCATCAAATAAGAGGCTCTTACTACTCTATGTTAAATTGTGATGATGAGGCATATTTAGCTGCCAGAGCTATACAATTTTTTGTTCCAGGGATTCCTCAGGTGTACTATGTGGGCCTGTTGGCAGGTGAAAATGACTATGAGGCAGTAAAGGCTACAGGAGAAGGAAGAGAAATAAATAGGCATAATTACAGCATCGAAGAGGTAGAACAAGCTTTGGAAAAGGATGTAGTGAAGAGATTACTCAGGCTTATAAAATTCAGAAATGAATATCCTGCTTTTGATGGAGAATTTAAGATTATAGAAAGTAAAAGAGATGAAATTATTATGAAATGGACAAAGGATAATAAAGAGTGTACTCTCATTGTAGATTTGAAAACTTATAAGTCAATAATTAATTATGTTGATGAATCTGAAAATAACGTTCAATTCAAAATTTAA
- a CDS encoding Uma2 family endonuclease: MGLAQNNFISYEDYSAMREKTEDLLEYIDGIVYMSPSPSTKHQRVSGRLQLKLEHFSRKVPAKYLALLMI, encoded by the coding sequence ATGGGATTGGCTCAAAATAATTTTATATCTTATGAAGATTATTCAGCTATGCGTGAAAAAACCGAAGACTTATTAGAATATATAGACGGAATAGTATATATGTCACCCTCTCCATCAACCAAACATCAAAGAGTTTCCGGAAGACTTCAATTAAAGTTGGAACATTTCTCCAGAAAAGTCCCTGCGAAGTATTTAGCCCTTCTTATGATATAG